Proteins from a genomic interval of Balaenoptera musculus isolate JJ_BM4_2016_0621 chromosome 16, mBalMus1.pri.v3, whole genome shotgun sequence:
- the RGR gene encoding RPE-retinal G protein-coupled receptor isoform X3 codes for MAESGTLPTGFGELEVLAVGTVLLVEALSGLGLNSLTILCFCKNPELRTPSHLLVLSLALSDSGISLNALIAATSSLLRRWPYGSEGCQAHGFQGFATALASICSSAAIAWGRYHHYCTRSRLDWNTAVSLVFFVWLSSAFWAALPLLGWGHYDYEPLGTCCTLDYSRGDRNFTSFLFTMAFFNFLLPLFITVISYRLMEQKLGKTGRPPVPALIAKAVPTVNAINYALGSEMVHRGIWQCLSPQKRERDREQ; via the exons atggCAGAGTCCGGGACCCTGCCCACTGGCTTCGGGGAGCTGGAGGTCCTGGCAGTGGGAACGGTGCTGCTGGTGGAAG CTCTCTCCGGCCTCGGCCTCAATAGCCTGACCATCCTCTGTTTCTGCAAGAACCCAGAGCTGCGGACTCCCAGCCACCTGCTGGTGCTGAGCCTGGCGCTGTCGGACAGTGGGATTAGCCTGAATGCCCTCATTGCAGCCACGTCCAGCCTCCTCCG GCGCTGGCCCTATGGCTCAGAAGGCTGCCAGGCTCACGGCTTCCAGGGCTTTGCAACAGCGTTGGCCAGCATCTGCAGCAGCGCAGCCATCGCCTGGGGGCGCTATCACCACTACTGCACCC GCAGCCGACTGGATTGGAACACGGCCGTCTCCTTGGTTTTCTTTGTGTGGCTGTCTTCTGCCTTCTGGGCGGCACTGCCCCTCCTGGGCTGGGGACACTATGACTATGAGCCGCTGGGGACATGCTGCACCCTGGACTATTCCAGGGGGGACAG AAACTTCACCAGCTTCCTCTTCACCATGGCCTTCTTCaacttcctcctgcccctcttcATCACAGTCATATCCTATCGGCTCATGGAGCAGAAACTTGGGAAGACTGGCCGTCCTCCG GTGCCCGCTCTCATTGCCAAGGCTGTGCCCACGGTCAACGCCATCAACTATGCTCTGGGCAGTGAGATGGTGCACAGGGGAATCTGGCAGTGCCTCTCGCCGCAGAAAAGAGAGCGGGACCGAGAGCAGTGA
- the RGR gene encoding RPE-retinal G protein-coupled receptor isoform X2, whose protein sequence is MAESGTLPTGFGELEVLAVGTVLLVEALSGLGLNSLTILCFCKNPELRTPSHLLVLSLALSDSGISLNALIAATSSLLRRWPYGSEGCQAHGFQGFATALASICSSAAIAWGRYHHYCTRSRLDWNTAVSLVFFVWLSSAFWAALPLLGWGHYDYEPLGTCCTLDYSRGDRNFTSFLFTMAFFNFLLPLFITVISYRLMEQKLGKTGRPPVNTVLPARTLLLGWGPYALLYLYAAVADVTSISPKLQMVPALIAKAVPTVNAINYALGSEMVHRGIWQCLSPQKRERDREQ, encoded by the exons atggCAGAGTCCGGGACCCTGCCCACTGGCTTCGGGGAGCTGGAGGTCCTGGCAGTGGGAACGGTGCTGCTGGTGGAAG CTCTCTCCGGCCTCGGCCTCAATAGCCTGACCATCCTCTGTTTCTGCAAGAACCCAGAGCTGCGGACTCCCAGCCACCTGCTGGTGCTGAGCCTGGCGCTGTCGGACAGTGGGATTAGCCTGAATGCCCTCATTGCAGCCACGTCCAGCCTCCTCCG GCGCTGGCCCTATGGCTCAGAAGGCTGCCAGGCTCACGGCTTCCAGGGCTTTGCAACAGCGTTGGCCAGCATCTGCAGCAGCGCAGCCATCGCCTGGGGGCGCTATCACCACTACTGCACCC GCAGCCGACTGGATTGGAACACGGCCGTCTCCTTGGTTTTCTTTGTGTGGCTGTCTTCTGCCTTCTGGGCGGCACTGCCCCTCCTGGGCTGGGGACACTATGACTATGAGCCGCTGGGGACATGCTGCACCCTGGACTATTCCAGGGGGGACAG AAACTTCACCAGCTTCCTCTTCACCATGGCCTTCTTCaacttcctcctgcccctcttcATCACAGTCATATCCTATCGGCTCATGGAGCAGAAACTTGGGAAGACTGGCCGTCCTCCG GTGAACACCGTTCTGCCAGCCAGGACGCTGCTGCTCGGCTGGGGCCCCTACGCTCTCCTATATCTCTACGCAGCCGTTGCGGATGTGACCTCCATCTCCCCCAAGCTGCAAATG GTGCCCGCTCTCATTGCCAAGGCTGTGCCCACGGTCAACGCCATCAACTATGCTCTGGGCAGTGAGATGGTGCACAGGGGAATCTGGCAGTGCCTCTCGCCGCAGAAAAGAGAGCGGGACCGAGAGCAGTGA
- the RGR gene encoding RPE-retinal G protein-coupled receptor isoform X1, translating to MAESGTLPTGFGELEVLAVGTVLLVEALSGLGLNSLTILCFCKNPELRTPSHLLVLSLALSDSGISLNALIAATSSLLRVSHRRWPYGSEGCQAHGFQGFATALASICSSAAIAWGRYHHYCTRSRLDWNTAVSLVFFVWLSSAFWAALPLLGWGHYDYEPLGTCCTLDYSRGDRNFTSFLFTMAFFNFLLPLFITVISYRLMEQKLGKTGRPPVNTVLPARTLLLGWGPYALLYLYAAVADVTSISPKLQMVPALIAKAVPTVNAINYALGSEMVHRGIWQCLSPQKRERDREQ from the exons atggCAGAGTCCGGGACCCTGCCCACTGGCTTCGGGGAGCTGGAGGTCCTGGCAGTGGGAACGGTGCTGCTGGTGGAAG CTCTCTCCGGCCTCGGCCTCAATAGCCTGACCATCCTCTGTTTCTGCAAGAACCCAGAGCTGCGGACTCCCAGCCACCTGCTGGTGCTGAGCCTGGCGCTGTCGGACAGTGGGATTAGCCTGAATGCCCTCATTGCAGCCACGTCCAGCCTCCT CCGTGTCTCCCACAGGCGCTGGCCCTATGGCTCAGAAGGCTGCCAGGCTCACGGCTTCCAGGGCTTTGCAACAGCGTTGGCCAGCATCTGCAGCAGCGCAGCCATCGCCTGGGGGCGCTATCACCACTACTGCACCC GCAGCCGACTGGATTGGAACACGGCCGTCTCCTTGGTTTTCTTTGTGTGGCTGTCTTCTGCCTTCTGGGCGGCACTGCCCCTCCTGGGCTGGGGACACTATGACTATGAGCCGCTGGGGACATGCTGCACCCTGGACTATTCCAGGGGGGACAG AAACTTCACCAGCTTCCTCTTCACCATGGCCTTCTTCaacttcctcctgcccctcttcATCACAGTCATATCCTATCGGCTCATGGAGCAGAAACTTGGGAAGACTGGCCGTCCTCCG GTGAACACCGTTCTGCCAGCCAGGACGCTGCTGCTCGGCTGGGGCCCCTACGCTCTCCTATATCTCTACGCAGCCGTTGCGGATGTGACCTCCATCTCCCCCAAGCTGCAAATG GTGCCCGCTCTCATTGCCAAGGCTGTGCCCACGGTCAACGCCATCAACTATGCTCTGGGCAGTGAGATGGTGCACAGGGGAATCTGGCAGTGCCTCTCGCCGCAGAAAAGAGAGCGGGACCGAGAGCAGTGA